The DNA window AAGCGTTCGTGATTCTTCGGAAAGATTTTCTCCAGTGTTTTGATTTCTTGCTTTAGTGTATTAAGGCACGCCATATTGGCGCGGGCAAGGCGCAATgtgaaagcaacaacacacaacTGACCCACGAACGGACAACAACAGGTCAgtccgttgttgttgtcagtcaCGGCTACGGCTACGACGACGCCGCCGTCGACACGACACGACACCCAAAGGGGGATCCGCTGCTACTGCCACttctgctgatgctgctgctgctgctgctgctctgctctgctttgccgcagtcgctgctctGCTTAGGTTGGAAGTGTTGtgattaaattttgatttgtagcACAGTTGCAATGGCAGAGCGGCTCAATATTTGTATagagttatatatatatgcttattaataattttaaatgtcgctaattttaatttattgttaactctattatcattataaatattattgctgtttgttgATTCGTTGTTTTGTCTCACATTCACTTTATAtgattcttttgtttttttttttgtatgaatttaatatgaattcttcttattattattctccttgtgcgctttgcttgcttgttgctttttgtttggttttatattattaaacaattaatggaggtagttttatatttcaagAGCAGCGCCCTTAGCAACATCCCAGTTACgattatgatgatgatgatgatgatgttgttgttgatgttcttattgtttatgttgttgcaattgcttctttagctttttcttttgcttctgcttctgcttatCCTTCACCTTCACCTAGCCGTAAACGACcccaacaacgacgacgacatgCGCGACAGTTAGCGAGGCCAAGCCAAAGTGCCAAGAGCCGTTGAAGCTTTCCCtttgcggctgttgttgttgttgttattgctgttattgttgcaattgttgttgtctctttcGCTTTGCGTAGTTGAACAATGTCCACTACTGGccctttctttctttctctctgcCTTGTTATGTATCTCGCTGTGAAACTTCGTTGAGGTCCTTTACTTGCAATTACactaaatcaaaacaaaacaaacaaacaaacaaaagagagCAAAAGTTGTATTAAACTTGTATTTAGTTACAGGTAAGCACGTGTTACACGTGTTGTAATTTTTCGCAGGTTACGATGCCAAccaagagcacacacacacacacacacacaccttcatatacatatacacacatgcatttgaTTCTGTGAGCTATTTGAATCTGCTTAATGTACTTcatcaataattaaataaggACTGCGAACTGAGGCCTAAACAAATGAGTCTGTGTAAaaactgctgccgctgcggaTGTCCaagcagctgcgactgcgacggcgactgcgacagcgcaCTGTATACTCGGCAATAACTTGAGGCTTAAGcgtgtattggtgtgtgtgtgggggggggggggggataGAACACAGCGTAAAAGTtgtgttttcgtttttggGCGCCACTGTGCATGGCTCGCTAATGCTCAAAAATTTTAACTGCAAAGCGGGCGGACGCAGAGGAGCAGGAGAGCAAAAGCCGTGAGCGCAAGAGCTAACAAAAGtcaatgtacatacatacatacatacaaatgtaagcAGCCAGCTGGACCCGCTGTCAATACCGTTGTATAAATTATGTCCCTTTCGCCTagacaataatattaaatgtttgtatgcaaGCGTATGACGACgtttaatatgaaaaaattaagttatatgCCGCTGCACTTTGTGTTTTATTCGATTTACCTTGCCCTACACTTTACACGTTCAAAACAGAAAAGACAATTGTGAGCCGGGGGAAAAGATGAAAACGCAAAGAGCTCCTTTGTTTGCgaatatcacacacacacacacacacacacaccaatacatatacatactaaCACATACACGCTTGCAGACGGAACATTGCACGGTGAACCCGTTCACAATagattctaaatatttatgcacgtTTGTTATTTGTACGTAACTAAATGCATGCTCAATTTGTGTACATggccaaaaattaaaaaaataaacaagcgtaggaaagtgcaatgcaaattgctaatggcaaacaataaacacacttaaacaaatacattctCACGCatttgtgcacacacacacacagacacataggAGAGAGATATTGTACGCATAAGCAAACTCACACGTACAtacacaataacaaaaaaagaaacagagAGACACAGTCGCACGCCCGCTTGTCACCTTTAcgacattttacattttgggCTCCACCGGACCGATCGACCTGTAAGTGCACCACACTATTACTCCACACTCCGTCCGACGGCTTGAAGCTGCGAAATTTTACTGAAAATCACTTTCGCCAGACAGGCGCCGTCGCCGTGCAAGCAACTCACAATCACAATCATGCacgatatacatacatacatacatttgtatgtatgtacggtACGTATGTAttgatgtacatatatatgtacgcgCCGTGCCGAAAGCGACCGCAAGCAGTATCAGTAGTCAGCGACGGAGCCAGAGTAATAACAATCGAAAGAAGTTATCGGTGCGCTTGCGTTGATATCGAACTAAGGAAATTCGCACTATGCACTATtccacacacatatgtacgaATGTACATCACATACAACTgtataatgtgtgtgtgtgtgtgtgcgtgtatcgATGAAAGTGTgtgtaatatttgttttatgtaaataGAGATTTGTGGTATATTTGCCAAAGGtaccaaaaattgttaattgctttACATTAATCGAACAAATTGACGCCGATTGTATTTTGTTagtaaaatcaattttacatacatacatatgcaaactaacagcagccaaaacacaaacactAGCATATACGCatgaacatacatacatacatccaCATGTTTAATCTTTACACACctatgtacatgtatgtaagtatgtatgtttttataataaactaacACTATGCAGGCATTTTTACCTGTGCACCATTTACGAACTTATACACATGCTTATGTGTTTGaattatttcttataaatatgcatatgcttgtacatgtgtgtgtatgtatgtatgtagatttGAAAGTTTGCAAGATTGCACTAATTTGACTTCGCcatattttttgtagcaatggctcttttgcttttgagagTGTCGCAGagttattgtatttgtatttgtatatgtatttgtgtgcggACGCGaactgttttttgttattttagttCTTATTGTATATTCATCGGCATTTTTTAGAGTTacatatgtgagtgtgtgtgtctcattTGGTTTTAGCTAATTAGAACAGATGCTGTATTCACTTTTAACATACAAAgattgtttttaattacaatatgCTACCGAATCGTCGCTATCACGTAGGCGTGTAAAAAAGTCTCCGGAATTATAATCTATGGATGTACAAACATCGTCTTCCGCGAACGTCTGTTTAGATATCGAATGATATTAATCGTATAATTCATCGTATACCCAAAGTTGTCTTGGAGATCCTAACCGATAtctaaagtttttattttgtttttgttacttaCACAAAATATAgttacaattttgttgttaactaaaaaaatattgctcgTAAAGTTAATAATACTAGCAGTAAAATTATTGCCTTCATACATATATCCAAAATTTATGCTGATACAACGAAAATACATTTactatgtttttaatatttacgaTCCACATTTTACTGCTGAGTTATAAGGCGTCTTACAATAATGATAagtaatataatatacaattgTATACGATTTATTACGATGTGTGAGCTTTGACAGTTAGTTCCGATTGCCTGCTATCGATAATTTTTCGAAACAGCTGTGGGTGAATTCCGCAtatgttttttgttgataGTTTCAGAAAGCCGCTTTTAAAAGTAACCAAAAATTAAAGATTTAACAGAGAACGGTTTTGATTACGATAGaaagtttttgttgattttatttttgagcttGTCTCCCagtattttgttttactagtataaattaaattacaattgggTTTTCATCATTATGTTCTCTTTTGCTATTCATGTTActttctctctttcgcttgTGGGTGTATATGTGGTATATGAGGGGAGTCGAGTACTCGTACTTCAAGTCTTTTGGTATACATGTTAAGATAATATATCCGGGCATATCAAATAAAGTACTTAAAGCGCGACGGAATGGTatcataatttatatgtatgtatgtttcattaatttctttagtttttggATTGGATATAGTTGCATCGCGCCATTAGCTACTGAACTACAaaagaattaataattaatttaaacaaaaaaataagtaaaatacaTTGAACGCCGTTTTGTGCACGGAATGCTCTGGCCCACAAATCACAGCCCCTCCCTGTCCATCCCGCTGACAGCCCCGCTACACgtactttctctctctctctctctctctctctctgtctctttcaaATGATCCTTGGGGACCAACACACTCTAACGCGCACTTCCCcctttaaatattatactcCCCTTGCAATTTAAACGTTCTCCATGTGTTCTCTCTTTCTATAATGCTTCTCCTCTGTTTTTCACCCATTATTGTGATGTTCGTATTACTTAGAGTTCACCATGTGGAGTCTTGCCATCGACATCAGGCGTGGCTGTCACCTCTGGTTCACCCTCCCCAGTTGCTGGCTTCTTTCCTGTATTTGGTGCTTCTGCCTGCGCCtcgctagcagcagcagcagcgtcatctCCACTGCCGCTGGCCAGAGGCACTTCTTCCTCACCGCCGGCGGGCACTGATTCAGTCTCTTTCGGCTTCTTCTCCTTGTCTGGCTTTACTTTTGGCTTCCAGATTTTAATCTTGTTGACTAAATATTTAACCTCACGATCCAAGAGCGACATTTTGTCGGTGATGTCCTTAACAGTCAGTCGGACATCTGCACTGCGGCTAAGTTTCTTCTGTGCGGCGCTCTCAGTCTTAAGCCAGGTGTGTGTCTCATCAATCACCTTGACCAGCGTATCGATCTCCACCTGGGTGAAGACATCCTTCTCTGGATTTGCTTCCTTTGTAAGGTTCTGGGCAGTGGTCAGGAACTTTTCAGCGCCGTCAATCATGCCCCTAAGCGCCTTAGTGGCATCAGGACGCTCCTCATGCTCCCAGTGACGCGCTAGGAAAACATTCGACAGTTTCTTAAGCGCCGCCAGCTTGTTCTCATACATCTCCGCCTTGGGATTCTCCACATCCTCGTAGAGCCACTCCGCGAGCGTGCTGCACTCGCTCAACAGCTTCTCTTTTTCCTCTGGTGTCGCACAATCCGCATAGGGCTTCTCCTCCAGCTTCTGCTGGATCTCAATAATGTGCGATTCGAGCGCATTGAACGAAGACTCCAGACGCACACGCTCCTCCTCAACGCGATTGATGCCCGTCAACTTGCTCTGGGAGGCATCATAGTTGGCACCGCTCAGTGGTGCAGTGAAGCGTAAGTCTGTCTTATGCGCCACGGGCGACTTGATAGTGACTAGCTTGATGGTCTCATTCTTGGCATCCTGCTTGCCATCGATaggagcagcagttgctgcagcatcaTCGCCTGACGGCTTGGCGGACTCTTCGTTCTTACTATTGGTTGCCTCCTCGCCGGCTTCCTGCTCAGTTGTGGGCGCATCACCGTTGGCATCACCATTGGCGGCCTTCTCAGCCTCCTTGGCAAAGAGTTTGCTTATGGTGCTGCCCAGCTTGGACAGCGTGCTGTCCTCATCCAGCTCCTCCTCGACCTTTTGCTTATCGTACACATATTCAACGCCCGTGCAACGGAATATGCCGGAATCGTCCATATAGAAGTAAGCCTTGATGCCCTTATTCTCCACAATATCCGACTTGACACTGTCCATCAGCTCCTTGacgcgctgcagctgcacgcGAGTTACATTCAAACTGCCGATGGTAGCAACTTCCTCCGCACTAAAACGCTCCAGATCGCCATAGTTTACGAAGAACTCAAAGTCATCGGTGTGCTTGTTAAAGGTGATGACCTTCTTCTGTGGATAGGGATTCATGGAAGCGAATAGGGCACGTTTCACCTGCTTGACTGCAGCGCCATCGCCAGGATCACGCTCGAAGGTCACTTGCAGTGGGAAGACGACAGCATCCTTGACAATAAACTTCTTCACCTTGAAGCCCGTGGACAGATCCGCTGCCTTGTAAACAGCGCCCATGGTGGCGGACTCGTCGGCATTTAGATTCTTGCCCAGCTCCTGCTTGATCAGCTGCTTAATGGTCTCCTGCACGCGTGGCACACGAGTGCCGCCGCCAAAGAGTATCACCTGATTGATGACGTCCAGCGATAGATTCGAGGTGGCAAGCGCGTCCTCCAGCGGTTTGGTGGCGCGTGGCCAGATATCAGCGCAGAGTTCCTCCAGTTTCTCGCGTGTTACTTGCAACTTGAAGTCATGATCCTCCAGAAGATTCTCAATTTGAGCATAGTGATCGTTGTTGGCCGACAGCACATTCTTCAAGCGACCCGCCTCCTTGAACAGCTTCGCCAGCGCACGTGGACTGGTGGTCACATCTGTCTTGGTCTTCTTCAGCGCATTGAACTCGGCAGCCAAATAGTCGCGCAGACGCAGCTGAATCTCCAATCCGCCGAGCGTGCGATCGTAGCCGACGCCCAGCACCTGCACCACTGGATTCGTTTCCTTGGTCTGCTTGTCCTTCACCAGCTGATAGCTAACCACCGCCGCCGATGTCTTGTATGCGCCCATGTCGTAGAACAAAAAGTATTGCGCCGTCTCGTTAATCTCTCCACGATGGAAGACGCCGTAGTTAAGCGCAACTGCTGCATAGTCGTTGATCAGCTGCAGCACCTTCAGATTGGCCAACTGAGCGGCCACAAGCAGCGCCTCACGCTCCGCCTGGCCAAAGTAACCGGGCACGGTTAGCACACACTCGGCAATCTGCTGTTGTGTCGACTCCTGGGCATACTCCTTGGCCTTCACCAGCATCTGGGCGATCAGCTCCTCCACGCTAAACTCCTCGGTGTCGCTCTTCTTGAAGACAACCGTATTGCGCTCCTTATCACCCACAATGGTGTAATATGGGAAACGTTTTCTGCACAACAGAAATGTTCAGTTAATCattatattcattatttttctacaagcttaaaatattcttagaatatacacaaataagtattttttaatagtttttatagtctgtttaataaaatgaatttaaaaatctatttgtttgtctttgaAGATTTCGCAATTTAAAAGATtagaaagtaaacaatttaacttCAATTTGCATACTTAACGTTAATTGGCTAATACTGGAGCATGACGTGGCCCaagcacactcacacacatacatatatatgcacactCACTCACCTGTACAAGTCAACCACAGGATTATCTATGGTCTTGCCCAGCAGATCCAACAAATAGCCATAGGCTGCGGAAGGTTCTCGAATGCCAATGGTCTGTGCGTCTTCGCCGAAGGTGCGTATGTTATCGCGGAAGGCAAGTATGGCAGGTGTTTTGCGTTTGGATTCACGGTTCAGCGCAATTTCCATGGGCACGCCAGGCGACACAACGCCCACTTTCATCCACTCGGTGCCGAGATCAACGGACATTACGGCTGCCGCATTGGCGCCAGGCAGTTGCGTTGCCATCGCCAGCAGTGCTACGGttagcagcggcaacagcgaTGCACTACGTCGGCGTTGGTTTGACAGCATTTTGCAGTCACTGCAAATGCATCAAAacgccaaaaagaaaaaaacacaaaaattgtgtgtgtaaacGAAAGTGCGTTAACCTTTTACCAATTTGTCACTTCCTATTTTACGATTTCTTGCCAACGCAAGCAAGCAGCTGAATAGACGAATAAGCCGCATTTGCTATTGCCGCCTCCTCTTTCTCCACCTTTCTGCTTGTGCTTCTTGCCGTATTGTGTACTTACGTGTCTTTTGCTGTTTACTTTCTAATTGAGGCACTGCTTGCTTATTGCTTTAAGCACTATCCGGTTCGGTTGGActacttttatttcaataaaacatTAACTATTAACATTAATAATTACACGAGTGCCCAGCCAAATAGCTCGGCCGCTGCTCAGTTGTTAAGTAGAagaacaagaagaagcagaaaacgTTGACGTGTTGATATTCTCAATAGAGTTGTATCGAGTCTAGTGTTGTCAAACATATTATCAGACATGTTGGTATTTTTTCGATaaaatactatatttatatcgTGATTTAATTTTCGATGTCTAATCTTGGCGGTTAACTtaaaaagtgttttaatttaaattatgaaaacttaattaaaatcaagttCGCTAAGCCAAAACaccaaaatattaaaaaaaaaaattgtagtattatttaagttatcagcattttttttttttagcaagcAGGCATAACCGCCACCCGCTTCAACAGTAAGTAGGTTAAGTTTAAATCGCTGACCGttgaaaaatttgaattgcttCTCATGCACATAAGCCAAACTGATTTCTTAAATActctttgcttaatttcgGTTATTCTTTGTTTCGTCGGATCAATTTGCTAGTAACCTTTTACAGTTTTCTTGGCAAgagtattttttttggcagcaacgCTTGGGTATGCTAGTCCGTTGACATTTATATCTGGAACAGATTGGATTTCAACATTGGActcaataaaaaacatataatcAAAACAGAAGTTTCGCAATCTGGTTTTTTAGCTGATCAAAGCTGTCTGAACTCATATAATATTTGGAAAACGGGCAACATGCAGTTATTATTCATAGATCGATAGTTGAATATGCACGGGTCGCGTTCCTTAACACTCTTGGCCACTTTGGGCTGTATTCTTGCCCTCTCGCTTGGGGAGCCGCTAGATGAGCTTAACACGCGGGACGTTAACGAACTTTATGAGCGCTTCGCTCGCGCCTTAATGGATATTCCCCGCATTCCGTCCCAGGCTTATGGACCGCCAGTCATTTACAACTCACAGTCTAGCTACAGTCCGTCCTCGCCAGGTCAAAGTTACTCAGCGCCGAAGGCTCCAAGCTACTCAGCACCTGCGGCTTCAAGCTACTCTGCACCAAAGGCTCCTTCCTATTCAGCTACCGCTGCGCCAAGCTAttctgctccagctgctcctaGCTACTCAGCACCAGCAGCCCCAAGCTACTCTGCACCAGCGGCTCCAAGTTATTCAGCACCAAAGGCTCCTTCCTATTCAGCTCCCGCTGCTCCAAGCTACTCTGCTCCGGCTGCTCCCAGTTATTCTGCTCCGGCTGCTCCTAGCTATTCAGCACCAAAGGCTCCTTCTTATTCGGCTCCCGCTGCGGCAAGCTAttctgctcctgctgctcccAGCTAttctgctccagctgctcctaGCTACTCAGCACCAGCGGCTTCAAGCTACTCTGCACCAAAGGCCCCTTCCTATTCGGCACCCGCTGCGCCAAGCTAttctgctcctgctgcttctAGCTActcagcaccagcagcaccaagCTACTCTGCACCAGCGGCTCCAAGCTATTCAGCACCAAAGGCTCCTTCCTATTCGGCGCCCGCTGCTCCAAGCTAttctgctcctgctgcttctAGCTAttctgctccagctgctcctaGCTactcagcatcagcagcaccaAGCTACTCTGCACCAGCTGCTCCAAGCTATTCAGCACCAAAGGCTCCTTCCTATTCGGCGCCCGCTGCTCCAAGCTAttctgctcctgctgcttctAGCTAttctgctccagctgctcctaGCTactcagcatcagcagcaccaAGCTACTCTGCACCAGCGGCTCCAAGCTATTCAGCACCAAAGGCTCCTTCCTATTCGGCGCCCGCTGCTTCAAGCTACTCTGCTCCGGCTGCTCCCAGTTATTCTGCTCCGGCTGCTCCTAGCTATTCAGCACCAAAGGCTCCGTCGTATTCGGCGCCCGCTGCGCCAAGCTAttctgctccagctgctcctaGCTACTCTGCACCAGCGACTCAAAGCTATTCTGCACCTGCGGCTCCAAGTTATTCAGCACCAAAGGCTCCGTCGTATTCGGCGCCCGCTGCGCCAAGCTATTCTGCTCCTAGCTACTCTGCACCAGCGGCTCAAAGCTATTCTGCACCTGCGGCTCCAAGTTATTCAGCGCCAAAGGCTACAAGCTATTCGGCACCCGCTGCCCCTAGCTAttctgctcctgctgctccttCATATTCAGCACCCGCTGCTCCAAATTATTCCGCATCAAAGGCTTCGGAATACGCTGCACGTATGTTGGGATCAGCATACGCACCGCCTACAGGTGGCAATGGAGGATCGTATGTCTCTGCTCCAGCTTGCCCTAATAATTATGTATTCAGTTGTAAGAGCGTCTTTCAACCCGTTCCATGCGCTAGTCAAGGATCCTCATATTAAACGATATGTctggcaacaataaacaaaagaaatttggttaataaaataaataagatataataaaaacagataaaatgttaaatgttttggCGCGCTTTTAGTGAAAAAAAAGCTAGCTGGCTATGACGGGAAAACAGCTGGCTAGGGATGACAGTGGTCAATTTTATTGTAGATAATACTCGCTTACGTATGTTTTTACTTCTGCTTCTTATTGGGTATTTGTTTCGTGCGCGCTATTCTGACAACAATTGTCTATTTGGTGgcttcttttttatatatgtacatatgttttcCGCACACCACTTGTTGCTACATGTTACAGGGCCACGAGGATGAAGCGGCGCTCAAGCGACAACTATTCTGTGTGGGACGGCGTTACGAccatacaattaataaaaacatatgaAGAACACGAATTGCTATGGAATAGCAAACACCGTCAATATGTGCATCGAGACTCTCGCACGGAAGCTTGGGCAGCGATGGccaaaacaatgcaaatgagCGTTCCCGAGGTGAAGAGGAAACTCAACTCCTTACTGGGCGTTTTTCATTCACAGCAAAGGAAGAATGTGTCTATGCCCCGCTGGTGGACCAAGTACTTGTCATTTTTGGTCGACAACAAAACAGAGGATCATGGCTCAGCAGCAGTAAGCAATATTCACACATctcaatttgctttaataatattattacagGATGGGATGCCCAGATCGATTGATCCTGCGTATAAAAGCGATGACTGCGACTCAAATGTATATGTGGATGGCGCTGAAAGCGATGCAGATGAGCCCTCAGAAAGTGGCAGTAATAAGGGTAAACACAAGTCCGCATTTGAAGAATTTCTTGCCGAGTATGAGGCACCAAAGCGTATAGTCATCCAGGAAGCAAATAGCTCAACAGCCATCAGTCTGGAGCCCAAGAGTGGCGATTCCAATGATGCAGAGCCGACGCCACAGCCAAGTCCCATCACACAACAAGTCGACGACGAAGATATGCAGCTATATTGTAAATACCTGTGTAGtaaactaagcaaatattCCTCAAGCACACGAAGCACAATACAATATCATTTTAATCGCATACTCTATGAGGCCGACATGGGCTGGTACGAGgaaagtagcagcagcggcagcagtaaacaataatttaagatACTTGTACACATAACTTAGTATGAAATGGATGCAATTCTGAAAAGCCGCCCAAGAAATTTTGAAGAACCCAGGCGTTTTAtcatttggtttttatttctgcaaatatttttagt is part of the Drosophila busckii strain San Diego stock center, stock number 13000-0081.31 chromosome X, ASM1175060v1, whole genome shotgun sequence genome and encodes:
- the LOC108605419 gene encoding hypoxia up-regulated protein 1, with protein sequence MLSNQRRRSASLLPLLTVALLAMATQLPGANAAAVMSVDLGTEWMKVGVVSPGVPMEIALNRESKRKTPAILAFRDNIRTFGEDAQTIGIREPSAAYGYLLDLLGKTIDNPVVDLYRKRFPYYTIVGDKERNTVVFKKSDTEEFSVEELIAQMLVKAKEYAQESTQQQIAECVLTVPGYFGQAEREALLVAAQLANLKVLQLINDYAAVALNYGVFHRGEINETAQYFLFYDMGAYKTSAAVVSYQLVKDKQTKETNPVVQVLGVGYDRTLGGLEIQLRLRDYLAAEFNALKKTKTDVTTSPRALAKLFKEAGRLKNVLSANNDHYAQIENLLEDHDFKLQVTREKLEELCADIWPRATKPLEDALATSNLSLDVINQVILFGGGTRVPRVQETIKQLIKQELGKNLNADESATMGAVYKAADLSTGFKVKKFIVKDAVVFPLQVTFERDPGDGAAVKQVKRALFASMNPYPQKKVITFNKHTDDFEFFVNYGDLERFSAEEVATIGSLNVTRVQLQRVKELMDSVKSDIVENKGIKAYFYMDDSGIFRCTGVEYVYDKQKVEEELDEDSTLSKLGSTISKLFAKEAEKAANGDANGDAPTTEQEAGEEATNSKNEESAKPSGDDAAATAAPIDGKQDAKNETIKLVTIKSPVAHKTDLRFTAPLSGANYDASQSKLTGINRVEEERVRLESSFNALESHIIEIQQKLEEKPYADCATPEEKEKLLSECSTLAEWLYEDVENPKAEMYENKLAALKKLSNVFLARHWEHEERPDATKALRGMIDGAEKFLTTAQNLTKEANPEKDVFTQVEIDTLVKVIDETHTWLKTESAAQKKLSRSADVRLTVKDITDKMSLLDREVKYLVNKIKIWKPKVKPDKEKKPKETESVPAGGEEEVPLASGSGDDAAAAASEAQAEAPNTGKKPATGEGEPEVTATPDVDGKTPHGEL
- the LOC108605434 gene encoding DNA-directed RNA polymerase II subunit RPB1; translation: MHGSRSLTLLATLGCILALSLGEPLDELNTRDVNELYERFARALMDIPRIPSQAYGPPVIYNSQSSYSPSSPGQSYSAPKAPSYSAPAASSYSAPKAPSYSATAAPSYSAPAAPSYSAPAAPSYSAPAAPSYSAPKAPSYSAPAAPSYSAPAAPSYSAPAAPSYSAPKAPSYSAPAAASYSAPAAPSYSAPAAPSYSAPAASSYSAPKAPSYSAPAAPSYSAPAASSYSAPAAPSYSAPAAPSYSAPKAPSYSAPAAPSYSAPAASSYSAPAAPSYSASAAPSYSAPAAPSYSAPKAPSYSAPAAPSYSAPAASSYSAPAAPSYSASAAPSYSAPAAPSYSAPKAPSYSAPAASSYSAPAAPSYSAPAAPSYSAPKAPSYSAPAAPSYSAPAAPSYSAPATQSYSAPAAPSYSAPKAPSYSAPAAPSYSAPSYSAPAAQSYSAPAAPSYSAPKATSYSAPAAPSYSAPAAPSYSAPAAPNYSASKASEYAARMLGSAYAPPTGGNGGSYVSAPACPNNYVFSCKSVFQPVPCASQGSSY
- the LOC108605438 gene encoding uncharacterized protein LOC108605438, which encodes MKRRSSDNYSVWDGVTTIQLIKTYEEHELLWNSKHRQYVHRDSRTEAWAAMAKTMQMSVPEVKRKLNSLLGVFHSQQRKNVSMPRWWTKYLSFLVDNKTEDHGSAADGMPRSIDPAYKSDDCDSNVYVDGAESDADEPSESGSNKGKHKSAFEEFLAEYEAPKRIVIQEANSSTAISLEPKSGDSNDAEPTPQPSPITQQVDDEDMQLYCKYLCSKLSKYSSSTRSTIQYHFNRILYEADMGWYEESSSSGSSKQ